The Deltaproteobacteria bacterium genome includes a region encoding these proteins:
- a CDS encoding HAMP domain-containing protein: MHKGYISLRSKLALAFATLMVANAIFLYLFFPARADKAARDWARDRATDIALVLASAVRSGLEFDDAGAVERLLSGLDSAKGAIYGAVFRDDGSRLAAWNSEKVAANIQNPGESNTYYFDDANGLLNVTARIIAPDGTRGVLALGFSLERVIQERQANKFTITIVAILLTLLGIIAVVFIGTIIARPVGRLTSVTSEIVNHRDLSMRVAADSNDEVGRLAESFSKLVNWLRSTLNSLNVMVNGMVKVIEHTTQTGQTVTEGAGLIRKQMDGTVQAVSDMRVSLKGLAEDVLLLQSSASQGSVSIIQIARVNDDVAKDVQSMVESVNDTANAMQSMTGAFNDIVNGIEKLNDALLTTSSSMAETDAAIHEVEKIASETARLSEKVSTDAGLGVNALDKTLNGIEEIRSSTNIAAKVIENLGESVSRIGTILKIINEVTDKTNLLALNASIIAAQAGEHGKGFGVVANEIKMLAQRTSVSTTEIATLIKTIQEESQQAQVAMVKGLSSVQEGVQLGKEAGEALANIHHSSQQAKTMARSIARATEEQARATNQVTSAIQRISDTVQQLTAASRSQARSSEEVMNSTSRLKSLTTQVEHSGREQAKGSKQVIDIISTIQGMIEEVGKAQAEQTTASSQVLSAIEATSQAAQNQSRSVSGLENAIESLRRQSDQLKDEMNRFHL; encoded by the coding sequence GTGCATAAAGGGTATATCTCCTTACGTTCAAAACTTGCTTTGGCTTTTGCTACTTTAATGGTAGCTAACGCCATTTTCTTATATTTGTTTTTTCCGGCGCGCGCAGATAAAGCTGCACGTGATTGGGCTCGTGATCGCGCCACCGATATTGCCTTGGTTTTAGCTAGTGCTGTGCGTAGTGGTTTAGAGTTTGATGATGCTGGTGCTGTTGAAAGACTTTTATCCGGTTTAGATTCTGCTAAAGGTGCTATTTATGGTGCGGTTTTTCGCGATGATGGTTCACGCTTAGCAGCATGGAATTCTGAAAAGGTTGCTGCGAATATTCAAAATCCTGGTGAAAGCAACACCTACTATTTTGATGATGCTAATGGTCTATTAAATGTTACTGCACGTATTATTGCGCCTGACGGTACTCGTGGAGTTTTAGCTTTAGGTTTTTCTTTAGAACGCGTAATTCAAGAAAGACAGGCAAATAAATTTACTATAACCATTGTTGCAATTTTACTTACTTTACTTGGTATTATTGCCGTTGTTTTCATTGGTACAATTATTGCCCGTCCGGTTGGTCGTCTTACTAGTGTAACAAGTGAAATTGTGAATCATCGTGATCTGAGTATGCGTGTTGCTGCAGATTCTAATGATGAGGTTGGTCGATTAGCAGAAAGTTTTAGTAAACTGGTTAACTGGCTGCGTAGCACTTTAAACTCACTTAATGTGATGGTTAATGGTATGGTTAAAGTAATTGAGCATACCACTCAAACCGGGCAAACAGTTACCGAAGGTGCCGGTTTAATTCGCAAGCAAATGGATGGTACCGTACAAGCAGTTTCAGATATGAGAGTCTCCCTAAAAGGTTTGGCTGAAGATGTCTTATTGCTTCAATCAAGCGCTAGTCAGGGATCAGTATCGATAATTCAAATAGCACGAGTAAATGATGATGTAGCCAAAGACGTACAGTCTATGGTTGAGTCTGTTAATGATACAGCCAACGCTATGCAGAGTATGACAGGGGCATTTAATGATATCGTCAACGGAATTGAAAAACTAAATGATGCCTTACTAACAACTTCATCATCAATGGCAGAAACTGATGCAGCTATTCATGAAGTTGAAAAAATAGCGAGTGAGACGGCAAGGCTTTCTGAGAAAGTATCAACTGATGCAGGCTTAGGAGTAAATGCCCTTGATAAAACGTTAAATGGTATTGAAGAAATTCGTTCATCAACCAACATTGCCGCTAAAGTTATTGAAAATCTTGGTGAAAGTGTTTCACGCATTGGTACTATTTTAAAAATAATTAATGAAGTTACTGATAAAACTAATCTGCTGGCGCTTAATGCTTCAATTATTGCTGCTCAAGCAGGTGAACATGGTAAAGGTTTTGGTGTTGTAGCAAATGAAATTAAAATGCTTGCACAGCGTACTAGCGTTTCAACTACTGAAATAGCTACTCTAATTAAGACGATTCAGGAAGAGTCACAGCAAGCACAAGTGGCAATGGTTAAAGGTTTAAGTAGCGTTCAAGAAGGCGTGCAGTTAGGAAAAGAAGCAGGTGAGGCTTTAGCAAATATTCATCATTCATCGCAACAAGCTAAAACGATGGCTCGCTCGATTGCACGCGCCACTGAAGAGCAAGCTCGTGCTACTAATCAAGTTACTAGCGCTATCCAGCGGATTTCAGATACCGTACAACAGCTTACTGCAGCTTCTCGTTCTCAAGCACGTAGCTCTGAAGAAGTTATGAATAGCACCAGTCGTCTTAAATCATTAACTACTCAAGTTGAACATTCAGGACGAGAACAGGCAAAAGGTTCAAAACAGGTAATTGATATAATTAGCACTATTCAAGGAATGATTGAGGAAGTTGGTAAAGCCCAAGCTGAGCAAACTACGGCATCCTCCCAAGTACTGAGTGCCATTGAAGCTACTTCGCAGGCAGCCCAGAACCAATCACGCTCTGTCTCAGGTTTAGAGAATGCTATTGAATCATTACGCAGGCAATCCGACCAACTTAAAGATGAGATGAATCGTTTTCATCTTTAG